The Dasypus novemcinctus isolate mDasNov1 chromosome 2, mDasNov1.1.hap2, whole genome shotgun sequence genome contains the following window.
CGGCGGCGGCTGTACCAGCCTCTGTGCCGGATGACGCCCCCCCGCCTGAGCGCCGCAACAAGAGCGGCATCATCAGCGAACCCCTCAACAAGAGCCTGCGCCGCTCCCGCCCGCTCTCCCACTACTCCTCCTTCGCTGGCAGTGGTGGTGGCAGCATGATGGGTGGAGAGGCTGCCGACAAGGCTGCGGCAGCCGCGGCCGCTGCCTCCCTCTTGGCCAACGGGCACGACCTGGCAGCGGCCATGGCGGCGGACAAAAGCAACCCTACCTCAAAGCACAAAAGTGGTGCTGTGGCCGGTCTGCTGAGCAAGGCAGAGCGGGCCACGGAGCTGGCAGCCGAGGGACAGCTAACGCTGCAGCAGTTCGCGCAGTCCACGGAGATGCTGAAGCGCGTGGTGCAGGAGCACCTGCCGCTCATGAGCGAGGCGGGCGCTGGCCTGCCCGACATGGAGGCCGTGGCGGGGGCCGAAGCCCTCAATGGCCAGTCCGACTTCCCCTACCTGGGCGCCTTCCCCATCAACCCAGGCCTCTTCATCATGACCCCGGCAGGCGTGTTCCTGGCCGAGAGCGCGCTGCACATGGCCGGCCTGGCCGAGTACCCCATGCAGGGAGAGCTGGCCTCCGCCATCAGCTCGGGCAAGAAGAAGCGGAAACGCTGCGGCATGTGTGCGCCCTGCCGGCGGCGCATCAACTGCGAGCAGTGCAGCAGTTGTAGGAACCGAAAGACTGGCCATCAGATTTGCAAATTCAGAAAATGTGAGGAACTCAAAAAGAAGCCTTCCGCTGCTTTGGAGGTAACGACGCCTTAGAGGGAGGTGTGTGGGCGCTTGCGTAGGTCCGGCCATCCGAACtgaccccgccccccgcccccagccccacctttcCTACCAGAGTGTCTGAGGGGTGTCCACCCAGCCAGTGCCTGCGGTCTGGGGTTCTGGGCCAGCCTCCAAGACACCGGTTCACGACCCCTAAAGTCAGAGCCACATCTAGAGATCACATCAGATTGTAGTTTGCAAGGCAAGCCTAAAAATCCCATGCAAGGGCCTAGCATTCCCAGCCAGGTCCCGGGATTCTGATCTCCCTCCTAGAATTCCGGGACAGGTATTGAGATTCACATACAGGTCCTAAGTTTCTGATTCTCAGATGTCCTAAAGCTTCCAGTCTGGAGCTCTGCCCTGACCCCTTTGAGGGTCTGCCCCATGGACCCTTCACTTGACCTCCCAGCACCAGGCCTGGTCCTAATACCCCCCATGAAAGGAGCACCTGCGGAGCTGGCTGCTGGGCTCTGAGGCCTGGAAGAATCCTGGGTCTGGACACTCAGTTAATAGATTTGGGGTACCTTGGGGCTCCAGAGTACAGTCTAGCTGCATAGCTAATGGCCAGGGGTTCTGTGGCCCTGGGGTTTGGGGGGTGACCATGAGCCTGGGCTGTAGGCAAAGCCTGTCCACAGTAGAACCGGCTTAGAGAAGCCAGAGGGGTTAGTTACCATGCTGCTTTCTCGCCACCACTGTGGCAGGCAGCCTAGCTGGGGCACCAGGCCTGAGTGCAAAAGCGTCTTTTCAGCCCACTGTGCCTGCCCTTGCCCTGGCCCTTCTATAACTAAGCTTGATACAAATGTCcagaatggttggaaaacagcAATGGTATCCCAGCGTGGCCTTCTGGCCACTCTCCCATGCCCACCTCAAACCCTCGCAAGCCCTGACTTCAAACGTGTGCTCTCCCGCCCAGAGAGCACGCCCGTGTGCCCACAAAGGCGCCGATGCCCGTCCAGTGTagacacacacgcacgcacacccCTGCCCAGTGCACATACTTCTGTTACAGAAAAGGCCCCTTGGTAAGTGCGCCAAGTATCCCCCCTACACACACAAGCTCATTACACACAGCACACTGTAGCACAGTACAAGGCACACATCCGTGTGCACGTGCGATACACACGTTTACACGTTCATTCGACAGAAACGTGCACACAGCCCCCAGCTGCACCACGGCTACCTGGCGCCTGTTTCCtctgggccaggggcaggggtcGTCCGGTCTGGAAGGAGAGTTCCAGGCACAGTGACTCAGGAGACCTCCTGCGGCCCAGCGGGTCACGGCTCCTTCTCTGGCCTGGCCGGGATGGGCAGGAACCTCCACGGGTGGCTGCGTTTACTGTGTGCCCATCCCTCCACCACGAGGCCATCCACGGGGGAACATCTTTGCACCGGGCCCCCCCGGACCCTGACGGAACTCTCTCCTTGTTTTTGTCTCCCGCCCCCGCCAGAAGGTGATGCTTCCGACGGGAGCCGCCTTCCGGTGGTTTCAGTGACGGTGGCGGGAACCCAAAGCTGCCCTCTCCGTGCAATGTCACTGCTCGCGTGGTCTCCAGCAAGGGATTCGGGCGAAGACAAACGGATGCACCCGTCTTTAGAACCAAAAATATTCTCTCACAGATTTCATtcctgtttttatatatatattttttgttgtcgTTTAACATCTCCACGTCCctagtataaaaagaaaaagaaaagaaaaaaattttactgCTTTTTCAGAagaacagcagcaacaaaaaaaaaaaaaaagaggtaaagacAAAATCTATAAAGTACCGAGACTTCCTGGGCAAAGAATGGACAATCAGTTTCCTTCCTGTGTCGATGTCGATGTTGTCTGTGCAGGAGATGCAGTTTTTGTGTAGAgaatgtaaattttctgtaacctTTTGAAATCTAGTTACTAATAAGCACTACTGTAATTTAGCACAGTTTAACTCCACCCTCATTTAAAACTTCCTTTGATTCTTTCCGACCATGAAATAGTGCATAGTTTGCCTGGAGAATCCACTCAAGTTTATAAAGAGAATGTCGATGGCGCCGCGTAGAAGCCCCTCTGTACCCAGCCATGCGTGCAGAGCTGCCGGCGAGGAGCTGGCGGGGAGGGAGCACCCCACCCCATCCTGGAGCCCAGGCCAGTTGTGCTGTACTCACAGTCCCCAGAATGGGATCCCGCACCCCAACAGTGATGATGATTTTGGAAAAATGAAAGCTCTGGTTGCTTATCCATTGAGATCTGGGGAGCC
Protein-coding sequences here:
- the CXXC5 gene encoding CXXC-type zinc finger protein 5, which produces MSSLGSGPQDAGGSGSSNGSGGSGPKAGTADKSAAAAVPASVPDDAPPPERRNKSGIISEPLNKSLRRSRPLSHYSSFAGSGGGSMMGGEAADKAAAAAAAASLLANGHDLAAAMAADKSNPTSKHKSGAVAGLLSKAERATELAAEGQLTLQQFAQSTEMLKRVVQEHLPLMSEAGAGLPDMEAVAGAEALNGQSDFPYLGAFPINPGLFIMTPAGVFLAESALHMAGLAEYPMQGELASAISSGKKKRKRCGMCAPCRRRINCEQCSSCRNRKTGHQICKFRKCEELKKKPSAALEKVMLPTGAAFRWFQ